The Pseudorasbora parva isolate DD20220531a chromosome 16, ASM2467924v1, whole genome shotgun sequence genome includes a region encoding these proteins:
- the LOC137043570 gene encoding extracellular calcium-sensing receptor-like produces the protein MLLFIYTLLLFHQLNTEAEKYLCRMMGDPKYPLLSKDGDITIGALFPIRSIETLPSFEFTKKPQLISCSSVNLRGFRMAQTMIFAIEEINRSESLLPNVSIGYRIYDSCGSRLSSTSATMALMNGPEFSAGGSCNRQSPIHAIIGETESSATVILSRTTGPFKIPVISHAASCECLSNRKEYPSFFRTIASDYHQSRALAYIVKLFGWSWVGAVNSDNDYGNNGMSIFLNTAQEEGICVEYSVKFYRTEPDKLQKVVETIKKSMAKVIVAFLTTSEMYILLKQLSIQNITGLQMIGVESWITAKSLLIPNSFHVLGGSLGFAVRKIDIEGFSDYVIKSFWDTAFPCSQTEAYSSQYASSCAVYRDLFMLRNYNEDIPEQRYASNVYKAVYAAAHALHKLLKCKDNGSCEQDLKIQPQQVVEALKKVNFTVKMEDRVWFDSTGGVVAQYEVVNWQLDSNGSIQFKPVGYYDASLPLDQRFVLKTENIIWAGGQLEKPRSVCSESCPPGTRKAAQKGRPVCCYDCIPCAEGEISNETDSNNCKQCPGEYWSNAEKNKCVLKAVEFLSFTEVMGMVLVFFSLFGIGLTVLVAILFYSKKDTPIVKANNSEMSFLLLFSLSLCFLCSLTFIGRPTEWSCMLRHTAFGITFVLCISCVLGKTIVVLMAFKATLPGSNVMKWFGPVQQRISVLALTLLQVLICVLWLTIFPPFPNKNLKYYKEIIILECSLGSAIGFWAVLGYIGIIAILCIILAFLARTLPDNFNEAKFITFSMIIFCAVWITFIPAYVSSPGKFTVAVEIFAILASSFGLLFCIFAPKCYILLLKPEQNTKQHMMAKVLSKSY, from the exons ATGCTTCTCTTTATTTACACACTTCTGCTTTTCCATCAACTTAATACAGAAGCAGAAAAGTATCTTTGCCGAATGATGGGAGATCCCAAATACCCACTGCTTTCCAAGGATGGAGACATAACTATTGGAGCACTTTTTCCCATACGGAGCATAGAGACATTACCTTCATTTGAATTTACAAAAAAACCTCAGCTGATATCATGCTCCAG TGTGAATCTAAGAGGTTTTCGAATGGCTCAGACCATGATTTTTGCCATTGAGGAGATTAACCGTAGTGAAAGTTTGCTCCCAAATGTTTCTATTGGCTACCGTATCTATGATAGCTGTGGTTCACGTCTGTCTTCTACGAGTGCAACTATGGCATTAATGAATGGTCCAGAGTTTTCTGCAGGAGGCAGCTGCAATAGACAATCTCCTATACATGCTATCATAGGAGAAACAGAGTCTTCTGCCACAGTGATTCTGTCCAGAACAACAGGACCTTTTAAAATTCCAGTG ATAAGTCATGCAGCCTCATGTGAATGTCTCAGTAATAGGAAAGAGTACCCATCCTTTTTTAGGACTATTGCTAGTGATTATCACCAGAGCAGAGCACTGGCATACATTGTGAAGCTCTTTGGCTGGTCTTGGGTGGGAGCTGTGAACAGTGACAATGACTACGGAAACAATGGAATGTCAATATTTCTGAATACAGCCCAGGAGGAGGGGATTTGTGTGGAGTACTCTGTGAAATTCTACAGAACAGAGCCTGATAAACTCCAAAAAGTCGTAGAGACAATTAAAAAAAGCATGGCAAAAGTAATTGTTGCATTTCTTACCACTTCTGAGATGTACATCCTACTCAAGCAACTAAGCATTCAAAATATTACAGGCCTCCAAATGATTGGTGTAGAGTCATGGATAACTGCAAAGAGTTTGCTTATTCCAAACAGTTTCCATGTACTGGGAGGGTCATTGGGGTTTGCAGTGAGAAAAATTGATATTGAAGGCTTTTCAGATTATGTTATAAAATCATTCTGGGACACAGCTTTTCCATGCTCACAGACTGAGGCATATTCTTCTCAATATGCATCAAGTTGCGCTGTATATCGTGATCTGTTTATGCTAAGAAACTACAATGAAGATATACCTGAACAAAGATATGCAAGCAACGTCTATAAAGCAGTGTATGCTGCGGCTCATGCACTACACAAATTACTTAAATGTAAAGACAATGGGAGTTGTGAACAAGACTTGAAAATACAACCACAGCAG GTGGTTGAGGCTCTGAAAAAGGTAAATTTCACTGTTAAGATGGAAGATCGTGTATGGTTTGACAGCACTGGTGGTGTAGTAGCCCAATATGAAGTTGTGAACTGGCAGCTGGACTCTAATGGATCAATTCAGTTTAAGCCAGTAGGATACTATGATGCCTCACTGCCCCTAGACCAGCGCTTTGTGCTTAAGACTGAAAACATAATCTGGGCTGGTGGACAGCTGGAG AAGCCAAGGTCTGTGTGCAGTGAGAGCTGTCCGCCAGGAACTAGGAAGGCTGCACAAAAAGGAAGGCCTGTCTGCTGTTATGACTGTATTCCATGTGCAGAAGGAGAAATCAGCAATGAGACAG ATTCAAATAACTGCAAGCAGTGTCCAGGGGAATACTGGTCTAATGCtgagaaaaataaatgtgtgttaaagGCTGTAGAGTTCCTGTCATTCACAGAAGTTATGGGTATGGTGCTAGTCTTTTTCTCACTGTTTGGAATAGGATTAACGGTGCTGGTGGCCATCCTGTTTTACAGTAAAAAGGACACCCCTATAGTAAAAGCCAACAACTCAGAGATGAGCTTCCTGCTGCTCTTCTCATTGTCTCTGTGTTTCCTCTGTTCACTTACTTTCATTGGACGGCCCACTGAGTGGTCCTGTATGTTACGTCACACAGCTTTTGGGATTACTTTTGTCCTCTGTATCTCCTGTGTTTTGGGGAAAACAATTGTGGTGCTAATGGCATTCAAGGCTACACTTCCAGGAAGTAATGTCATGAAATGGTTTGGGCCTGTACAACAACGAATCAGTGTTCTTGCACTTACACTTCTACAGGTTCTTATATGTGTGCTTTGGTTAACAATATTTCCTCCATTTCCtaacaaaaatttaaaatattataaggAAATTATCATTCTTGAGTGCAGTCTGGGTTCTGCTATAGGTTTCTGGGCTGTTCTGGGTTATATTGGTATAATTGCCATCTTGTGCATTATTTTGGCTTTTTTGGCTCGAACGCTGCCTGATAACTTCAATGAAGCTAAATTCATCACATTCAGTATGATCATATTCTGTGCTGTATGGATCACATTTATTCCAGCTTATGTCAGTTCACCTGGAAAATTTACTGTAGCTGTGGAGATATTTGCCATTTTAGCTTCAAGCTTTGGTTTACTATTCTGCATTTTTGCACCAAAATGTTATATACTCTTGCTTAAGCCTgaacaaaatacaaaacaacatATGATGGCAAAGGTTCTGTCAAAGTCATATTGA